The genomic stretch CATCAACCGAGCCATCTACGATTTTTCACTGATGACCGTTTTTGAAATGGTCATCGGTTTTATGATCGCCCTCCTGTTAGATTTACTGTTAGTGGGCCCCCTCGCCAAGAAGATTGCATTCCGCATGCCGTTCGACAAGACTAAAAAAATTTATGTCATCCTTGCCATGTCAACTTGTATGGTGATTGGCATGGTACTTTGTATGTCTGTGTTCGGTTTAGTGACAGCGGTTCTAGCAAATGGGCTGAACGGGGACAGCCTCTTCAGTGCTTATCTTATGATTGTGTTGAAAAATTTCATCCTGGCCTATCCGTTGCAATTACTGATTATGGGCCCATTAGTCAGAGGAGTTTTCATGAAATTTGTAAAACCAAAGCTCACAGCCGCAATTTAAATAGAAAAGGAGTGAGCCTGACACTCACTCCTTTTGCTCATGAATCGAATGTAAAACAAGCTCCGCAAAAGCCTCTGCGGCAGGCAGCTGCCATTTTTTCTTTTTGGGTGTGAGTAAATCGGATCGAGGGCTTCACCATGCTGGAGATTTTTCAGCTTATGTTTTTCACTTCCATTAATCCCTATACCTTACCACATAGTTTTTATACAATTCTTCGTTATAAAGGATTTCTTCGCCATGTGAAGAGCAAATGAGCGTTGGTTTGATTTGATCTATGATTGAGCCGCTGTCGATGTTCTCATTTATATCAACACTGAATCTTCTTATAGGTGGGTGTAAATCCTCCTTACTTGTGATAAAAAGGTCGCCCGTCAATAGCGTACGATCGATTTTATGATAATACACAACATGCCCCGGCGAATGGCCAGGTGTTAAATAGTATTTCAGAGGCAGATGAGCAAGCGTTTGCTCCGTCAGCGGCTGTACAATATGGGCTACCCCTGTGTTCTCCACTTCATTTTTGTTCGGATATGGCTCTTCCCCATTGATGTACTTTAGTTCTTTCT from Bacillus subtilis subsp. subtilis str. 168 encodes the following:
- the yybC gene encoding putative integral membrane protein (Evidence 3: Putative function from multiple computational evidences; PubMedId: 15849754, 16850406, 28032445; Product type m: membrane component); translated protein: MPANKKEGLIFGVMMCFGMVCVMSIYNAIINRAIYDFSLMTVFEMVIGFMIALLLDLLLVGPLAKKIAFRMPFDKTKKIYVILAMSTCMVIGMVLCMSVFGLVTAVLANGLNGDSLFSAYLMIVLKNFILAYPLQLLIMGPLVRGVFMKFVKPKLTAAI
- the yybB gene encoding putative hydrolase (Evidence 3: Putative function from multiple computational evidences; Product type e: enzyme), whose translation is MNLRQLSEHVFQCEFELDVPLRIPVHTWFIKDGDDVYIVDTGIERFADAQIRAALAIGNPKAILLTHGHSDHIGGASKWLERFDIPIFAHQKELKYINGEEPYPNKNEVENTGVAHIVQPLTEQTLAHLPLKYYLTPGHSPGHVVYYHKIDRTLLTGDLFITSKEDLHPPIRRFSVDINENIDSGSIIDQIKPTLICSSHGEEILYNEELYKNYVVRYRD